Proteins co-encoded in one Cinclus cinclus chromosome 9, bCinCin1.1, whole genome shotgun sequence genomic window:
- the ATG9A gene encoding autophagy-related protein 9A isoform X1 — protein sequence MAHFETQYQRLESSSTESPPGGGDLLVHVPEGAKSPWHHIENLDLFFSRVYNLHQKNGFTCMLIGEIFELMQFIFVVAFTTFLISCVDYDILFANKALNHSQHPSEPIKVTLPDAFLPPNVCSARIQANSFLICILVIAGVFWIHRLVKFIYNICCYWEIHSFYINALKIPMSTLPYYTWQEVQARIVQIQKEHQICIHKKELTELDIYHRILRFKNYMVAMVNKSLLPIRFRLPLLGDTVFYTRGLKYNFELIFFWGPGSLFENEWSLKAEYKRAGNRLELAEKLSTRILWIGIANFLLCPLILIWQILYAFFSYTEILKREPGSLGARCWSLYGRCYLRHFNELDHELHSRLSKGYKPASKYMNCFISPLLTIVAKNVAFFAGSILAVLIALTIYDEDVLAVEHVLTTVTLLGVGITVCRSFIPDQHLVFCPEQLLRVILAHIHYMPDHWQGNAHRYETRDEFAQLFQYKAVFILEELLSPIITPLILIICLRPKSLDIVDFFRNFTVEVVGVGDTCSFAQMDVRQHGHPAWMSAGKTEASIYQQAEDGKTELSLMHFAITNPKWQPPRESTAFIGFLKERVHRDSSVALAQQAVLPENALFSSIQSLQSESEPHSLIANVIAGSSALGFHMSRDGQASRHLSEVASALRSFSPLQSAQQPSSGFQASGRDGEGAQPRGASAMTASGADARTVSSGSSAWEGQLQSMILSEYASTEMSLHALYMHELHKQHAQLEPERHTWHRRESDESGESAHEELDAQRGGPVPIPRSASYPFSSPRQPAEETATLQTGFQRRYGGITDPGTVHRAPSHFSRLPLGGWAEDGQSARHPEPVPEESSEDELPPQIHKV from the exons ATGGCCCACTTCGAGACACAGTACCAGCGCCTGGAGAGCTCCTCCACCGAGTCTCCCCCCGGTGGCGGCGACCTGCTCGTCCACGTCCCCGAGGGCGCCAAGT CTCCGTGGCATCACATCGAGAACCTCGACCTTTTCTTCTCTCGC GTCTATAACCTGCATCAGAAGAATGGCTTCACTTGCATGCTGATTGGAGAGATCTTTGAGCTCAT GCAGTTCATATTTGTGGTGGCATTCACTACCTTTCTTATCAGCTGTGTTGATTATGACATCCTCTTTGCCAACAAAGCATTAAATCACAGCCAGCATCCCAGTGAGCCCATTAAAGTGACTCTGCCAGATGCCTTCCTGCCTCCAAATGTCTGCAGTGCAAG AATCCAGGCAAACAGCTTCCTCATCTGCATCCTGGTGATAGCTGGGGTTTTCTGGATCCACCGACTCGTCAAATTTATCTACAACATTTGCTGCTACTGGGAGATTCACTCTTTCTACATCAATGCCCTGAAGATCCCCATG TCCACCCTGCCCTACTACACCTGGCAGGAGGTTCAGGCCCGCATTGTGCAGATCCAGAAGGAGCACCAGATCTGCATCCACAAGAAAGAGCTGACAGAGCTGGACATCTATCACCGCATCCTCCGCTTCAAGAACTATATGGTGGCCATGGTGAACAAGTCACTGCTGCCCATCCGCTTTCGCCTGCCCCTGCTGGGAGACACCGTCTTCTACACGCGTGGGCTCAAGTACAACTTTGAGCTCATCTTCTTCTGGGGCCCTGGCTCGCTCTTTGAGAATGAGTGGAGCCTGAAGGCTGAATACAAGCGGGCTGGGAACCGCCTGGAGCTAGCTGAGAAGCTCAGCACTCGCATCCTCTGGATTGGCATTGCTAACTTCCTCCTCTGCCCCCTCATCCTCATCTGGCAGATCCTCTATGCTTTCTTCAGCTACACGGAGATCCTGAAGCGAGAGCCGGGCAGCCTGGGTGCCCGCTGCTGGTCTCTCTATGGCCGCTGTTACCTCCGTCACTTCAATGAGCTGGATCATGAACTGCACTCACGCCTCAGCAAGGGGTACAAGCCAGCTTCCAAGTACATGAACTGCTTTATCTCCCCGCTTCTCACCATCGTGGCCAAGAACGTGGCCTTCTTTGCTGGCTCCATCCTGGCTGTGCTCATCGCTCTCACCATCTATGATGAGGACGTGCTTGCGGTTGAGCACGTCCTGACCACGGTCACCCTGCTTGGGGTGGGCATCACGGTGTGCAG GTCTTTTATCCCTGACCAGCACCTGGTCttctgcccagagcagctgctacGAGTCATCCTGGCACACATCCACTACATGCCTGACCACTGGCAGGGCAACGCCCACCGCTACGAGACCAGGGATGAGTTTGCCCAGCTCTTCCAGTACAAAGCG GTCTTCATCCTGGAAGAGCTCCTGAGTCCCATCATTACCCCCTTGATCCTCATCATCTGCCTGCGGCCCAAGTCCTTGGACATTGTTGACTTCTTCCGTAACTTCACCGTGGAGGTGGTGGGCGTGGGTGACACCTGCTCCTTTGCCCAGATGGACGTGCGCCAGCACGGCCACCCTGCG TGGATGTCAGCAGGAAAGACGGAGGCCTCCATTTACCAGCAGGCTGAGGATGGCAAGACGGAGCTATCCCTCATGCACTTTGCCATAACCAACCCCAAGTGGCAGCCACCCCGTGAGAGCACGGCCTTCATCGGCTTCCTGAAGGAGCGGGTGCACCGGGACAGCAGCGTGGCACTGGCTCAGCAGGCTGTGCTCCCTGAAAACGCCCTCTTCAGCTCCATCCAGTCCCTGCAGTCGGAGTCAGAG CCTCACAGCCTGATTGCCAATGTGATAGCAGGCTCCTCAGCACTGGGCTTCCACATGAGCCGGGATGGACAGGCTTCCCGCCACCTCTCAGAAGTGGCCTCGGCTCTGCGTTCCTTCTCCCCACTCCAGTCTGCCCAGCAGCCTTCCAGTGGCTTCCAGGCATCgggaagggatggagagggaGCCCAGCCTCGTGGTGCCAGTGCCATGACAGCCTCTGG TGCTGATGCAAGGACCGTGAGTTCGGGGAGCAGCGCCTGGGAGGGTCAACTGCAGAGCATGATCCTGTCGGAATATGCCTCAACTGAGATGAGTCTTCATGCACTCTACATGCACGAG TTGCACAAGCAGCATGCCCAGCTGGAGCCCGAGCGGCACACTTGGCACCGACGAGAGAGTGACGAGAGTGGGGAGAGTGCCCACGAAGAGCTGGATGCTCAGCGAGGTggccctgtccccattccccgCTCTGCCAGTTACCCCTTCTCCTCACCACGGCAGCCTGCTGAGGAAACAGCCACACTGCAGACTGGTTTCCAGC
- the ATG9A gene encoding autophagy-related protein 9A isoform X2 — MLIGEIFELMQFIFVVAFTTFLISCVDYDILFANKALNHSQHPSEPIKVTLPDAFLPPNVCSARIQANSFLICILVIAGVFWIHRLVKFIYNICCYWEIHSFYINALKIPMSTLPYYTWQEVQARIVQIQKEHQICIHKKELTELDIYHRILRFKNYMVAMVNKSLLPIRFRLPLLGDTVFYTRGLKYNFELIFFWGPGSLFENEWSLKAEYKRAGNRLELAEKLSTRILWIGIANFLLCPLILIWQILYAFFSYTEILKREPGSLGARCWSLYGRCYLRHFNELDHELHSRLSKGYKPASKYMNCFISPLLTIVAKNVAFFAGSILAVLIALTIYDEDVLAVEHVLTTVTLLGVGITVCRSFIPDQHLVFCPEQLLRVILAHIHYMPDHWQGNAHRYETRDEFAQLFQYKAVFILEELLSPIITPLILIICLRPKSLDIVDFFRNFTVEVVGVGDTCSFAQMDVRQHGHPAWMSAGKTEASIYQQAEDGKTELSLMHFAITNPKWQPPRESTAFIGFLKERVHRDSSVALAQQAVLPENALFSSIQSLQSESEPHSLIANVIAGSSALGFHMSRDGQASRHLSEVASALRSFSPLQSAQQPSSGFQASGRDGEGAQPRGASAMTASGADARTVSSGSSAWEGQLQSMILSEYASTEMSLHALYMHELHKQHAQLEPERHTWHRRESDESGESAHEELDAQRGGPVPIPRSASYPFSSPRQPAEETATLQTGFQRRYGGITDPGTVHRAPSHFSRLPLGGWAEDGQSARHPEPVPEESSEDELPPQIHKV; from the exons ATGCTGATTGGAGAGATCTTTGAGCTCAT GCAGTTCATATTTGTGGTGGCATTCACTACCTTTCTTATCAGCTGTGTTGATTATGACATCCTCTTTGCCAACAAAGCATTAAATCACAGCCAGCATCCCAGTGAGCCCATTAAAGTGACTCTGCCAGATGCCTTCCTGCCTCCAAATGTCTGCAGTGCAAG AATCCAGGCAAACAGCTTCCTCATCTGCATCCTGGTGATAGCTGGGGTTTTCTGGATCCACCGACTCGTCAAATTTATCTACAACATTTGCTGCTACTGGGAGATTCACTCTTTCTACATCAATGCCCTGAAGATCCCCATG TCCACCCTGCCCTACTACACCTGGCAGGAGGTTCAGGCCCGCATTGTGCAGATCCAGAAGGAGCACCAGATCTGCATCCACAAGAAAGAGCTGACAGAGCTGGACATCTATCACCGCATCCTCCGCTTCAAGAACTATATGGTGGCCATGGTGAACAAGTCACTGCTGCCCATCCGCTTTCGCCTGCCCCTGCTGGGAGACACCGTCTTCTACACGCGTGGGCTCAAGTACAACTTTGAGCTCATCTTCTTCTGGGGCCCTGGCTCGCTCTTTGAGAATGAGTGGAGCCTGAAGGCTGAATACAAGCGGGCTGGGAACCGCCTGGAGCTAGCTGAGAAGCTCAGCACTCGCATCCTCTGGATTGGCATTGCTAACTTCCTCCTCTGCCCCCTCATCCTCATCTGGCAGATCCTCTATGCTTTCTTCAGCTACACGGAGATCCTGAAGCGAGAGCCGGGCAGCCTGGGTGCCCGCTGCTGGTCTCTCTATGGCCGCTGTTACCTCCGTCACTTCAATGAGCTGGATCATGAACTGCACTCACGCCTCAGCAAGGGGTACAAGCCAGCTTCCAAGTACATGAACTGCTTTATCTCCCCGCTTCTCACCATCGTGGCCAAGAACGTGGCCTTCTTTGCTGGCTCCATCCTGGCTGTGCTCATCGCTCTCACCATCTATGATGAGGACGTGCTTGCGGTTGAGCACGTCCTGACCACGGTCACCCTGCTTGGGGTGGGCATCACGGTGTGCAG GTCTTTTATCCCTGACCAGCACCTGGTCttctgcccagagcagctgctacGAGTCATCCTGGCACACATCCACTACATGCCTGACCACTGGCAGGGCAACGCCCACCGCTACGAGACCAGGGATGAGTTTGCCCAGCTCTTCCAGTACAAAGCG GTCTTCATCCTGGAAGAGCTCCTGAGTCCCATCATTACCCCCTTGATCCTCATCATCTGCCTGCGGCCCAAGTCCTTGGACATTGTTGACTTCTTCCGTAACTTCACCGTGGAGGTGGTGGGCGTGGGTGACACCTGCTCCTTTGCCCAGATGGACGTGCGCCAGCACGGCCACCCTGCG TGGATGTCAGCAGGAAAGACGGAGGCCTCCATTTACCAGCAGGCTGAGGATGGCAAGACGGAGCTATCCCTCATGCACTTTGCCATAACCAACCCCAAGTGGCAGCCACCCCGTGAGAGCACGGCCTTCATCGGCTTCCTGAAGGAGCGGGTGCACCGGGACAGCAGCGTGGCACTGGCTCAGCAGGCTGTGCTCCCTGAAAACGCCCTCTTCAGCTCCATCCAGTCCCTGCAGTCGGAGTCAGAG CCTCACAGCCTGATTGCCAATGTGATAGCAGGCTCCTCAGCACTGGGCTTCCACATGAGCCGGGATGGACAGGCTTCCCGCCACCTCTCAGAAGTGGCCTCGGCTCTGCGTTCCTTCTCCCCACTCCAGTCTGCCCAGCAGCCTTCCAGTGGCTTCCAGGCATCgggaagggatggagagggaGCCCAGCCTCGTGGTGCCAGTGCCATGACAGCCTCTGG TGCTGATGCAAGGACCGTGAGTTCGGGGAGCAGCGCCTGGGAGGGTCAACTGCAGAGCATGATCCTGTCGGAATATGCCTCAACTGAGATGAGTCTTCATGCACTCTACATGCACGAG TTGCACAAGCAGCATGCCCAGCTGGAGCCCGAGCGGCACACTTGGCACCGACGAGAGAGTGACGAGAGTGGGGAGAGTGCCCACGAAGAGCTGGATGCTCAGCGAGGTggccctgtccccattccccgCTCTGCCAGTTACCCCTTCTCCTCACCACGGCAGCCTGCTGAGGAAACAGCCACACTGCAGACTGGTTTCCAGC